The following are encoded in a window of Pseudomonas sp. St316 genomic DNA:
- a CDS encoding methyl-accepting chemotaxis protein — MKWFYDLRIATKLITSFLVVLALTAAMGVFAIMQLGEVNGTTVEIRENWMPSMRAASGMRFFGAQYRLKENRHITADSEQERTTTEQEAEDSRKAFETRLDTYEKLLSNAEDRQLFETTRNDWNAYLAVSKDLLALSRQNLIEQAHALLRGESKRRFELVVADLQKLVELNDAGAGAASERGAALFEKSRLSIIAVLVAALLVGLGLALFISRIISRPLKQAATVAEQLAEGNLNAKIESGSKDETGMVLNAMQNMVGKLSHIIGEVRNAADNLASASEQVSATAQSMSQATSEQAASVEETSASIEQMSASINQNTENAKVTDGMASKAAKEATDGGDSVQQTVVAMKKIAQRISIIDDIAYQTNLLALNAAIEAARAGEHGKGFAVVAAEVRKLAERSQVAAQEIGELSSSSVDMAEKAGNLLNEMVPSINKTSDLVQEISAASEEQAAGVAQINTAMTQLNQVTQQNASSSEELAATAEEMSSQAEQLQQAMSFFTLDTPPKSAVQVARVDNTPGSSGRKPARAPAPIMPKAFAYNMASAPDESEFTRF; from the coding sequence ATGAAATGGTTCTACGATCTTAGAATCGCCACCAAACTGATCACTTCATTTCTGGTGGTGCTGGCCCTGACCGCTGCCATGGGGGTGTTCGCGATCATGCAACTGGGCGAGGTAAACGGCACCACGGTCGAGATCCGGGAAAACTGGATGCCGTCCATGCGTGCCGCCTCGGGCATGCGTTTCTTCGGGGCACAGTATCGCCTCAAGGAAAACCGCCACATTACCGCTGACTCCGAGCAGGAGCGCACCACCACTGAGCAAGAAGCGGAAGACTCCAGAAAAGCCTTTGAAACGCGCCTGGATACCTATGAAAAGCTGCTCTCCAACGCCGAAGACCGTCAACTGTTCGAAACCACCCGCAATGACTGGAACGCTTACCTGGCGGTGAGCAAAGACCTGCTGGCGCTGTCCCGGCAAAACCTGATCGAGCAAGCCCATGCCCTGCTCAGGGGCGAGTCCAAGCGTCGATTCGAGCTGGTGGTCGCCGACCTGCAAAAACTGGTGGAGCTTAATGACGCCGGCGCCGGCGCCGCCAGCGAGCGTGGCGCAGCGCTGTTTGAAAAATCGCGCCTGTCGATCATTGCCGTGCTGGTTGCCGCCCTGCTGGTAGGTCTGGGCCTGGCGCTGTTCATTTCCCGGATCATTTCCCGCCCATTGAAACAGGCCGCCACCGTCGCCGAACAATTGGCCGAAGGCAATCTGAACGCAAAAATCGAGAGCGGCTCCAAGGACGAAACCGGCATGGTGCTCAACGCCATGCAGAACATGGTCGGCAAACTCTCGCACATCATCGGTGAAGTGCGTAACGCCGCGGACAACCTGGCCAGCGCCTCCGAACAAGTCAGCGCCACCGCGCAATCGATGAGCCAAGCCACCAGCGAACAGGCGGCCAGTGTCGAGGAAACCAGTGCGTCCATCGAGCAGATGAGCGCCAGCATCAACCAGAACACCGAGAACGCCAAGGTCACCGACGGCATGGCCAGCAAGGCCGCCAAGGAAGCCACCGACGGCGGCGATTCGGTGCAGCAGACCGTGGTGGCGATGAAAAAAATCGCCCAACGCATCAGCATCATCGACGACATCGCCTACCAGACCAACCTGCTGGCGCTCAACGCCGCCATCGAAGCCGCCCGCGCCGGTGAACATGGCAAAGGCTTCGCGGTGGTCGCCGCCGAAGTGCGCAAACTGGCCGAACGCAGCCAGGTGGCGGCCCAGGAAATCGGTGAGCTGTCGTCCAGCAGTGTCGATATGGCGGAAAAGGCCGGGAACCTGCTCAACGAGATGGTCCCTTCGATCAACAAAACCTCGGACCTGGTGCAGGAAATCAGCGCCGCCTCCGAAGAGCAGGCAGCGGGCGTTGCGCAGATCAACACGGCCATGACCCAGCTCAACCAAGTGACCCAGCAGAACGCTTCCAGCAGCGAAGAACTGGCCGCCACCGCCGAGGAAATGAGCAGCCAGGCCGAGCAACTGCAACAGGCCATGAGTTTCTTTACCCTGGACACGCCGCCCAAGTCTGCCGTGCAAGTTGCCAGGGTCGATAACACCCCAGGTTCCTCCGGCCGTAAACCGGCCCGGGCACCGGCACCGATCATGCCCAAAGCGTTTGCCTACAACATGGCCAGCGCCCCGGACGAATCGGAATTCACTCGGTTCTGA
- a CDS encoding STAS domain-containing protein codes for MPLQYETNDDTAQVHIDGELTIYTAADLAAQWLPHLGATPRMALDLSQITEMDGAGLQLLLMVQREAARAGTQLTLTGQSKAVMETLALCNLVA; via the coding sequence ATGCCGTTGCAATACGAAACAAACGATGACACCGCCCAGGTGCACATCGACGGCGAGCTGACGATCTACACCGCCGCCGACCTGGCCGCGCAATGGCTGCCGCACCTGGGGGCAACGCCGCGAATGGCCCTGGATCTGTCGCAGATCACCGAGATGGACGGTGCCGGCCTGCAACTGCTGCTGATGGTACAGCGCGAGGCGGCCAGGGCCGGCACCCAACTGACACTGACCGGCCAAAGCAAGGCCGTCATGGAGACACTTGCCCTGTGCAACCTGGTTGCCTAG
- a CDS encoding response regulator — protein sequence MAKSVLVVDDSASVRQVVGIALKSAGYDVIEASDGKDALGKLNGQKVHLIISDVNMPNMDGITFVKEVKKLASYKFTPIIMLTTESQESKKQEGQAAGAKAWVVKPFQPAQMLAAVSKLILP from the coding sequence ATGGCTAAAAGTGTATTGGTTGTCGACGACTCCGCGAGCGTTCGGCAGGTGGTCGGCATCGCGCTGAAAAGTGCCGGCTACGACGTGATCGAAGCCAGCGATGGCAAGGATGCGCTGGGCAAGCTCAATGGCCAGAAAGTGCACCTGATCATCAGTGACGTGAACATGCCCAACATGGACGGCATCACCTTCGTCAAGGAGGTCAAGAAGCTGGCCAGCTACAAGTTCACGCCGATCATCATGCTTACCACCGAATCCCAGGAATCGAAGAAGCAGGAAGGCCAGGCCGCCGGGGCCAAGGCCTGGGTGGTCAAGCCGTTCCAGCCGGCGCAAATGCTGGCGGCGGTATCCAAGCTGATTCTTCCTTGA
- a CDS encoding methyl-accepting chemotaxis protein produces the protein MTSYPHGHSFAQPPRILWHTVLVAFVAAVGVVLLNGPSVQNIILGIALLAFGVGAGAWGARSQRQRFDNAIAAMAHHDLQATEHRTHKTSEQLNDVILGAMPIWAKQVESSRQQTETAIVSLTSRFTGISSRLEETVQASQLAAGELAGSSSSGAVQVLALSESELVKVIDSLKATQASRDETLAQVRNLTAYTGELRTMAADVAAIAAQTNLLALNAAIEAARAGEAGRGFAVVADAVRSLSSKSSETGQQMSAKVDIINTAITQLVHAASSGADQDSHSVSASEQSIQQVLERFKSVTGRLADSADMLQRESFGIRDELTEVLVSLQFQDRVSQILSHVRDNIEDLHVHMQQASQSPEQAVSIDARQWLARMETTYATDEQRRNHHGNSGAQQVSQEITFF, from the coding sequence ATGACGTCGTACCCACACGGTCATTCCTTCGCGCAACCACCTCGCATCCTCTGGCACACAGTGCTCGTCGCTTTCGTTGCAGCCGTTGGCGTCGTACTGCTCAACGGTCCAAGTGTACAAAACATCATTCTGGGCATTGCCCTCCTGGCCTTTGGTGTCGGCGCTGGTGCATGGGGCGCGCGTTCGCAACGTCAGCGGTTCGACAACGCCATCGCCGCCATGGCCCACCACGACCTGCAAGCCACCGAGCACCGCACCCATAAAACCAGCGAACAACTCAACGACGTCATCCTCGGGGCCATGCCGATCTGGGCCAAGCAGGTCGAAAGCTCCCGGCAGCAGACCGAAACCGCAATCGTCTCGCTGACCAGCCGCTTCACCGGTATTTCTTCGCGTCTGGAAGAGACCGTGCAAGCCTCGCAACTGGCCGCCGGTGAGTTGGCCGGCAGCAGCAGTAGCGGTGCCGTGCAGGTGCTGGCCCTGAGCGAAAGTGAACTGGTCAAGGTCATCGATTCCCTGAAAGCCACCCAGGCCAGCCGCGATGAAACCCTGGCCCAGGTGCGCAACCTGACGGCCTATACCGGCGAGCTGCGGACCATGGCCGCCGATGTCGCGGCGATTGCCGCGCAGACCAACCTGCTGGCCCTCAACGCCGCCATCGAAGCCGCCCGTGCCGGCGAGGCCGGGCGTGGGTTTGCCGTGGTGGCCGATGCCGTGCGCAGTCTGTCGAGCAAGTCCAGCGAGACCGGCCAGCAGATGTCGGCCAAGGTCGACATCATCAACACCGCTATCACCCAACTGGTGCATGCCGCGTCCAGCGGCGCGGACCAGGACAGCCATTCGGTCAGCGCCTCCGAGCAAAGCATCCAGCAGGTGCTGGAGCGCTTCAAGAGTGTCACCGGCCGCTTGGCCGACTCGGCCGACATGCTGCAGCGCGAGAGCTTCGGCATCCGCGATGAACTCACCGAGGTGCTGGTCAGCCTGCAATTCCAGGATCGGGTCAGCCAGATCCTCAGCCACGTGCGCGACAACATCGAGGACCTGCATGTGCACATGCAGCAGGCCAGCCAGTCGCCCGAACAGGCTGTTTCCATCGACGCCCGCCAATGGTTGGCGCGCATGGAAACCACTTACGCCACCGACGAGCAACGCCGCAATCACCACGGCAACTCGGGTGCGCAACAGGTTTCGCAGGAAATAACCTTCTTTTAG
- a CDS encoding MATE family efflux transporter encodes MPTQPLWKTYLLFLAPMVLSNFLQSMSGTFNSIYIGQMLGTQALAAVSGMFPIVFFFIALVIGLGAGAGVLIGQAYGAGETGTVKAIAGSTLLLGAIIGLTAAVLGSVFARQALQGLGTPADVLEDAVSYARVMMWILPMLLVFVLFTQLLRGVSDTVSPMLALLISTSVGLLLTPALIRGWLGLPQMGIQSAALAGLVGTASAMAMLAWRLNRREHALAPDRALFAAMRLDTEILGKVLRIGLPTGLQMVVISLSELVILTLVNSHGSQATAAYGAVTQIVNYVQFPALSIAITASILGAQAIGAGRLERLGPILRTGLLINLWLTGGLVVLGYLLSHWLLGLFITDPAARVQAEHLLHIMLWSLLVFGFQAIVGGIMRASGTVLVPVAISIFCIVAVQVPAAYLLDAHFGLQGVWMAFPVAYLSMLLLQVLYYKRVWQHQSIERLV; translated from the coding sequence ATGCCCACCCAGCCCCTCTGGAAAACCTATCTCCTGTTCCTGGCCCCCATGGTCCTGTCCAACTTCCTGCAGTCCATGTCTGGCACGTTCAACAGCATCTACATCGGCCAGATGCTCGGTACCCAGGCCTTGGCGGCGGTGTCGGGGATGTTTCCCATCGTGTTTTTCTTTATCGCATTGGTGATTGGCCTCGGCGCGGGCGCGGGGGTGTTGATCGGGCAGGCCTACGGCGCCGGAGAAACCGGTACGGTGAAGGCGATTGCCGGTTCGACGTTGTTGTTGGGGGCCATCATCGGCCTGACGGCGGCGGTGCTCGGCAGTGTCTTTGCGCGTCAGGCATTGCAGGGGCTCGGCACGCCGGCCGATGTGCTGGAGGATGCCGTTTCCTATGCCCGGGTCATGATGTGGATCCTGCCGATGTTGCTGGTATTTGTGCTGTTCACCCAACTGCTGCGCGGGGTGAGCGATACGGTGTCACCGATGTTGGCGCTGCTGATCTCCACCAGTGTCGGGCTGCTGCTTACGCCGGCATTGATTCGTGGCTGGTTGGGGTTGCCGCAGATGGGCATCCAGAGCGCGGCACTGGCGGGGCTGGTAGGGACGGCCTCGGCCATGGCCATGCTGGCGTGGCGCTTGAACCGTCGCGAACATGCCCTGGCACCGGACCGGGCGTTGTTCGCGGCGATGCGCCTGGACACGGAGATCCTTGGCAAAGTGCTGCGCATTGGTTTGCCCACAGGGTTGCAGATGGTGGTGATCTCGTTGTCCGAGTTGGTCATCCTGACGCTGGTCAATAGCCATGGTTCCCAGGCCACGGCGGCCTACGGCGCGGTGACGCAGATCGTCAACTACGTGCAGTTTCCGGCGCTGTCGATCGCCATCACCGCTTCGATCCTCGGCGCCCAGGCCATCGGTGCCGGACGCCTGGAGCGCCTGGGGCCGATCCTGCGCACCGGGTTGTTGATCAACCTCTGGCTTACGGGTGGGCTGGTGGTGCTGGGTTATCTGTTGTCCCACTGGCTGCTGGGACTGTTCATCACCGACCCGGCGGCACGGGTCCAGGCCGAACACCTGCTGCACATCATGCTCTGGAGCCTTTTGGTGTTCGGCTTCCAGGCGATCGTCGGCGGCATCATGCGCGCCAGCGGCACGGTGCTGGTGCCGGTCGCCATTTCGATCTTCTGCATCGTCGCCGTGCAAGTGCCGGCGGCGTATCTGCTGGACGCTCACTTCGGGTTGCAAGGGGTGTGGATGGCGTTCCCGGTGGCCTACTTGAGCATGCTGCTATTGCAGGTGCTGTACTACAAGCGGGTGTGGCAGCATCAGTCGATCGAACGCCTCGTGTAG
- a CDS encoding HAD-IA family hydrolase, with product MPASRPTHVAYRAFLFDMDGTLLNSIAAAERIWTRWALRHGVDVATFLPTIHGVRAIDTIARQHLPGVDAQAEAAQITREEIDDVEGVVQVAGAVAFLKKLPPHQWAIVTSAPMTLALRRMDAAGIPRPGVMVTAEDVSNGKPNPACYRLAAERLQVAPQECLVFEDAEAGILAGEAAEADVMVVTATHTHPVVTLHPQIKDYLGLGIEMDEAGLMRIQ from the coding sequence ATGCCTGCCAGTCGCCCCACCCACGTTGCCTACCGCGCCTTCCTGTTCGACATGGACGGCACACTGCTCAATTCCATCGCCGCCGCCGAGCGGATCTGGACGCGCTGGGCCCTGCGCCACGGCGTGGATGTGGCGACGTTCCTGCCAACGATCCATGGCGTGCGCGCCATCGACACCATCGCTCGCCAGCACTTGCCGGGAGTGGATGCCCAAGCCGAGGCCGCGCAGATTACCCGCGAGGAAATCGACGATGTTGAAGGGGTGGTGCAAGTGGCCGGTGCGGTTGCGTTTCTGAAAAAACTGCCGCCCCATCAATGGGCGATTGTCACCTCGGCGCCTATGACACTGGCCTTGCGCCGCATGGACGCCGCGGGGATTCCGCGTCCCGGGGTGATGGTGACCGCCGAAGACGTGAGCAACGGCAAACCCAACCCCGCCTGCTATCGCCTGGCCGCCGAACGCTTGCAAGTGGCACCGCAAGAATGCCTGGTCTTTGAAGACGCCGAGGCGGGCATCCTGGCTGGCGAGGCGGCCGAGGCGGATGTGATGGTGGTAACGGCGACCCATACGCACCCGGTGGTTACCCTTCATCCGCAGATCAAGGATTACCTCGGGCTGGGTATTGAAATGGATGAGGCCGGGTTGATGCGGATTCAGTAA
- the ppnN gene encoding nucleotide 5'-monophosphate nucleosidase PpnN, with translation MTQRHVINASVSPKGSLETLSQREVQQLSEAGSGSIYTLFRQCALAILNTGAHVDNAKTILEAYKDFEIRIHQQDRGVRLELLNAPADAFVDGEMIASTREMLFSALRDIVYTENELDSQRIDLSSSQGISDYVFHLLRNARTLRPGVEPKIVVCWGGHSINTEEYKYTKKVGHELGLRSLDICTGCGPGVMKGPMKGATIAHAKQRIHGGRYLGLTEPGIIAAEAPNPIVNELVILPDIEKRLEAFVRVGHGIIIFPGGAGTAEEFLYLLGILMHPANQDLPFPVVLTGPKSAAPYLDQLHAFVGATLGEAAQKHYQIIIDDPAEVARQMTRGLKEVKQFRRERNDAFHFNWLLKIDEGFQRPFDPTHANMASLGLSRDLPAHELAANLRRAFSGIVAGNVKDKGIRLIEEHGPYEIHGDAAIMEPLDRLLQAFVAQHRMKLPGGAAYVPCYRVVT, from the coding sequence ATGACTCAAAGACATGTAATCAACGCCTCGGTAAGCCCCAAGGGCAGCCTGGAGACCTTGTCCCAGCGCGAAGTCCAGCAACTGAGCGAAGCCGGTTCCGGCAGTATCTATACCCTCTTCCGCCAGTGCGCCCTGGCCATCCTCAACACTGGCGCCCATGTTGATAACGCCAAGACCATCCTGGAAGCCTACAAGGACTTCGAGATCCGCATTCACCAGCAGGACCGCGGCGTGCGCCTGGAACTGCTGAACGCCCCGGCCGATGCGTTCGTCGATGGCGAAATGATCGCCAGCACCCGCGAGATGCTGTTCAGCGCCCTGCGAGACATCGTCTACACCGAGAACGAGCTGGACAGCCAGCGCATCGACCTCAGCTCGTCCCAGGGCATCAGCGACTACGTCTTCCACCTGCTGCGCAACGCCCGCACCTTGCGCCCTGGCGTGGAGCCGAAAATCGTCGTGTGCTGGGGCGGTCACTCGATCAACACCGAAGAATACAAATACACCAAGAAAGTCGGCCACGAGCTGGGCCTGCGCAGCCTGGACATCTGCACCGGTTGCGGCCCGGGCGTGATGAAAGGTCCGATGAAAGGCGCCACCATTGCCCATGCCAAGCAGCGTATCCATGGCGGTCGCTACCTGGGCCTGACGGAACCGGGCATCATCGCCGCCGAGGCGCCGAACCCGATCGTCAATGAGCTGGTGATCCTGCCGGACATCGAGAAGCGCCTGGAAGCCTTCGTCCGGGTCGGCCACGGCATCATCATTTTCCCGGGTGGCGCCGGCACGGCGGAAGAGTTCCTGTACCTGCTGGGTATCCTGATGCACCCGGCCAACCAGGACCTGCCGTTCCCGGTGGTTCTCACCGGGCCGAAAAGCGCCGCGCCGTACCTCGATCAGTTGCATGCGTTTGTCGGTGCAACCCTGGGTGAGGCGGCGCAGAAGCATTATCAGATCATCATCGACGACCCGGCCGAAGTGGCGCGGCAGATGACCCGGGGGCTCAAGGAGGTCAAGCAGTTCCGCCGCGAGCGCAACGACGCCTTCCACTTCAACTGGCTGCTGAAGATCGACGAGGGCTTCCAGCGCCCGTTCGACCCGACCCACGCCAACATGGCCAGCCTGGGCCTGAGCCGCGACCTGCCCGCCCACGAACTGGCGGCCAACCTGCGCCGGGCGTTCTCGGGGATCGTGGCCGGTAACGTCAAGGACAAGGGCATCCGCCTGATCGAAGAACACGGCCCGTACGAAATCCACGGCGACGCCGCCATCATGGAACCTCTCGACCGCCTGCTTCAGGCCTTCGTTGCCCAGCACCGCATGAAACTGCCCGGCGGCGCGGCGTATGTGCCGTGCTATCGCGTGGTGACCTGA
- a CDS encoding DUF3087 family protein produces the protein MFEIKPWDGDTYRKQTRRSTLIIAVVFLALAMLLSSLAVMLLGTPGGDNFRFNLGGVIVAVLAMAALMRLYFWSQPWMAAAVYGWQLKRSLMKITNVMHQVTAGVQAQDPTAMKLLRFYHLGLAQMHQLDANSSAQGSLAREADAHLAKMQALGLDTEQSRLEAGWIGTVKQAYRAG, from the coding sequence ATGTTCGAGATCAAACCGTGGGATGGCGACACCTATCGCAAGCAGACGCGCCGCAGCACCCTAATCATCGCGGTGGTATTCCTGGCCCTGGCGATGTTGCTGTCCAGCCTGGCCGTGATGCTGCTGGGGACGCCCGGAGGCGATAACTTTCGTTTCAATCTCGGCGGGGTGATTGTCGCGGTGCTGGCGATGGCGGCGCTGATGCGCCTGTATTTCTGGTCGCAGCCGTGGATGGCCGCCGCGGTGTACGGTTGGCAGCTCAAGCGCAGCCTGATGAAAATCACCAACGTGATGCACCAGGTGACAGCCGGCGTGCAGGCCCAGGACCCCACCGCCATGAAGCTGCTGCGTTTCTATCACCTGGGGTTGGCCCAGATGCATCAGCTGGACGCCAACTCCAGCGCCCAGGGCTCCCTGGCCCGAGAGGCCGACGCGCACCTGGCGAAGATGCAGGCACTGGGCCTTGACACTGAACAGTCGCGCCTGGAGGCGGGCTGGATCGGAACGGTGAAGCAGGCCTATCGCGCAGGTTGA
- a CDS encoding arsenate reductase ArsC has translation MKVLFMCTANSCRSILSEAMFNHLTPAGFEAVSAGSFPKGQVLPRSLSTLQEAGICIKGLRSKGNDAFESSPPDIVITVCDNAANEACPVYFGPAVKSHWGLADPSEVQGSDDQVGQAFHCTLDRIEARCRAFFALPFDQLDAQALKAELDRIGTL, from the coding sequence ATGAAAGTCCTCTTCATGTGCACAGCCAACAGCTGTCGCAGCATCCTCAGCGAAGCGATGTTCAACCATCTGACCCCGGCCGGGTTCGAAGCGGTCAGCGCTGGCAGCTTTCCCAAGGGTCAGGTGCTGCCGCGCAGCCTGAGCACCTTGCAGGAGGCCGGTATCTGTATCAAAGGCCTGCGCAGCAAGGGCAACGACGCCTTTGAAAGCAGCCCGCCGGACATCGTCATCACAGTGTGCGACAACGCCGCCAACGAGGCTTGCCCGGTGTATTTCGGCCCGGCGGTCAAGAGCCATTGGGGCTTGGCGGATCCATCGGAAGTCCAAGGCAGCGATGATCAGGTCGGCCAGGCTTTCCACTGCACGCTGGACCGCATCGAGGCCCGCTGCCGGGCCTTCTTCGCCCTGCCCTTCGACCAGCTCGATGCCCAGGCCCTGAAAGCCGAGCTCGACCGCATCGGCACCCTCTGA
- a CDS encoding general stress protein: MASSGNKNPGNFANDREKASDAGKKGGQASGGNVANDRQKGASTGAGNKGSERSQGGGRKS, from the coding sequence ATGGCCAGTAGCGGAAACAAAAACCCAGGCAACTTCGCAAATGATCGTGAAAAAGCATCTGACGCCGGCAAGAAAGGCGGACAGGCGTCCGGCGGCAACGTTGCCAACGACCGGCAAAAAGGTGCCAGCACTGGTGCCGGTAACAAAGGCAGCGAACGCAGCCAAGGCGGCGGCAGAAAATCGTAA
- a CDS encoding ATP-dependent Clp protease proteolytic subunit, whose translation MSEHIVHFHCQIDQGTTERFRDNCLEAIEKGADSLMLNLSTVGGSTNFGFTLYTFIKSLPVPVRAVNAGNIESMGIIMYLAASDRTTTPHSRFLIHPMNWYFGQKSVDHSRLREYLSSLDNDVARYVEIYVKETAGAATQLDIFKCLCAEERVIPAENSLAFGIAHRVEQVVFPGEATHWKVSGGEDSK comes from the coding sequence ATGTCCGAACACATTGTCCATTTCCACTGCCAGATCGATCAGGGAACCACGGAACGCTTTCGCGATAACTGCCTGGAGGCCATTGAGAAAGGCGCCGACTCGCTGATGCTCAATCTCTCCACGGTCGGTGGCAGTACCAACTTCGGCTTCACCCTCTACACCTTCATCAAGTCCCTTCCGGTACCGGTACGTGCCGTGAACGCCGGCAATATCGAGTCGATGGGCATCATCATGTACCTGGCCGCCAGCGACCGCACCACCACCCCGCACTCGCGTTTCCTGATTCATCCGATGAACTGGTACTTCGGCCAGAAATCCGTGGACCACTCACGCTTGCGCGAGTACCTGTCCAGCCTGGACAACGACGTGGCGCGCTATGTGGAGATCTACGTCAAGGAAACGGCTGGCGCGGCGACGCAGCTGGATATCTTCAAATGCCTGTGCGCCGAAGAGCGGGTGATTCCAGCGGAAAACTCCCTGGCGTTCGGCATTGCCCATCGGGTCGAGCAAGTGGTTTTCCCAGGAGAGGCGACGCATTGGAAAGTCAGCGGCGGCGAGGACTCGAAGTGA
- a CDS encoding DNA topoisomerase IB yields MPDTLPPDALPADLHYVDDTAPGITRKKRRGKFCYFDPQGQRITDAAEIQRINALAVPPAYTDVWVCTDPCGHLQATGRDARGRKQYRYHARWREVRDADKYSRMLEFGRALPRLRKRLEEILATPGFSRDKVMATVITLLDVTLIRVGNSQYARDNRSYGLTTLRTKHVEVNGSAIAFQFRGKSGVEHQITVKDRRLARIIKRCQEIPGQNLFQYLDEHGERHAISSSDINAYLKTLTGADFTAKDYRTWAGSAAALAGLRTLRWETETEAKRHVAEMVRHVARQLGNTPTVCRKCYIHPAVVEGFLLGALGELPKPRVRKGLSEEEAGLTLFLQRMTDAAQACEQQQPT; encoded by the coding sequence ATGCCCGATACCCTGCCGCCGGATGCACTGCCGGCCGACCTGCATTATGTCGATGACACGGCCCCGGGCATCACCCGCAAAAAACGGCGGGGCAAATTCTGTTATTTCGACCCGCAAGGCCAACGCATCACCGACGCGGCCGAGATCCAGCGCATCAATGCCCTGGCGGTACCGCCGGCCTACACCGATGTCTGGGTCTGCACCGACCCGTGCGGCCATCTCCAGGCCACCGGCCGTGATGCCCGCGGGCGCAAGCAATACCGCTACCATGCGCGCTGGCGTGAGGTACGCGATGCGGACAAGTACTCACGGATGCTGGAATTCGGACGGGCCCTGCCGCGCTTGCGCAAACGCCTGGAGGAAATCCTCGCCACGCCCGGGTTCAGCCGCGACAAAGTCATGGCCACGGTCATCACCCTGTTGGATGTGACCCTGATCCGCGTCGGCAACAGCCAATACGCCCGGGACAATCGCTCCTACGGCCTGACGACCCTGCGCACCAAACATGTCGAGGTCAACGGCAGCGCCATCGCCTTCCAGTTCCGAGGCAAGAGTGGCGTCGAACACCAGATCACCGTGAAGGACCGGCGCCTGGCACGGATCATCAAGCGCTGCCAGGAGATCCCCGGGCAGAACCTGTTCCAGTACCTGGACGAACACGGCGAGCGTCACGCCATCAGTTCTTCGGACATCAACGCCTACCTCAAGACCCTCACCGGCGCTGACTTCACCGCCAAGGACTACCGCACCTGGGCCGGCAGCGCGGCGGCCCTGGCCGGGCTGCGGACGCTGCGTTGGGAAACCGAGACCGAGGCCAAGAGGCACGTCGCCGAGATGGTCAGGCACGTCGCGCGGCAACTGGGCAACACGCCGACCGTCTGTCGCAAGTGCTACATTCATCCTGCGGTGGTCGAGGGCTTCCTGCTCGGCGCCTTGGGGGAACTGCCCAAGCCCCGGGTACGCAAAGGCCTCAGTGAGGAAGAAGCCGGGTTGACGCTGTTTCTACAGCGCATGACCGACGCTGCCCAGGCGTGCGAACAGCAGCAACCGACTTGA